One genomic window of Microbacterium testaceum StLB037 includes the following:
- a CDS encoding MFS transporter, which produces MTMTAPVPVAPVSRMRYGGLIVLMLMSFLLVTAEFLPNGVLTEMAAGLGITPGQAGQTVTVTALAGLLMAPTVGLIFPRLDRRTLLVLAAAAAAVSSVAVAVAPHFLTILVARFLLGAAISTFWSMSITVAASLSAPDRIGRAVMFTSAGLSLATVAGVPLGVLLSEALDWRLAFLIVGLASALVGVAVRLVLPPVPAAAASSIRLLVDTFRRPGASLGLIGHVFIVLGHFLAYTYVRLALERLPEVDAGTVVLLLTLFGAGGLIGNIVIGIVVDRAFGILAVVGPLAIAASIVVVLALPGFVAVAAAVFAWGFLFASWLIIVNTWVGHRMPDRLEAGGSLVVTGFQLAIVAAAGVGGLLVDGVGVVVTDAVGAALLVVGAVLFGVSLRVPRSR; this is translated from the coding sequence ATGACCATGACCGCCCCCGTTCCCGTCGCCCCCGTCTCCCGCATGCGATACGGCGGTCTCATCGTCCTGATGCTGATGAGCTTCCTGCTCGTGACCGCCGAGTTCCTGCCCAACGGCGTGCTCACCGAGATGGCCGCGGGACTCGGCATCACCCCCGGCCAGGCCGGTCAGACCGTGACGGTCACGGCTCTCGCCGGGCTGCTCATGGCGCCCACGGTCGGGCTGATCTTCCCGCGCCTGGACCGCCGCACGCTCCTGGTGCTCGCCGCGGCGGCGGCCGCGGTGTCGAGCGTCGCGGTGGCGGTCGCTCCCCACTTCCTCACGATCCTCGTCGCGCGCTTCCTGCTCGGTGCGGCGATCTCCACGTTCTGGTCGATGTCGATCACGGTGGCCGCGTCGCTGTCCGCACCCGACCGCATCGGTCGCGCCGTCATGTTCACCTCGGCCGGGCTCTCGCTGGCGACGGTCGCCGGTGTCCCTCTCGGCGTCCTGCTGAGCGAGGCGCTCGACTGGCGCCTGGCGTTCCTCATCGTCGGTCTCGCTTCGGCCCTCGTCGGGGTCGCCGTCCGCCTCGTGCTCCCTCCGGTGCCGGCGGCCGCGGCATCCAGCATCCGACTCCTCGTCGACACGTTCCGTCGGCCCGGCGCGTCGCTCGGACTCATCGGCCACGTCTTCATCGTCCTCGGACACTTCCTCGCCTACACCTACGTCCGTCTCGCGCTGGAGCGTCTGCCGGAGGTCGATGCGGGAACGGTGGTCCTGCTGCTGACGCTCTTCGGTGCCGGCGGGCTCATCGGCAACATCGTCATCGGGATCGTGGTCGACCGGGCGTTCGGCATCCTGGCCGTGGTCGGTCCGCTGGCGATCGCGGCGTCGATCGTCGTCGTCCTGGCGCTCCCCGGTTTCGTGGCGGTCGCCGCGGCGGTGTTCGCGTGGGGCTTCCTCTTCGCGTCGTGGCTGATCATCGTGAACACCTGGGTCGGACACCGGATGCCGGACCGGCTCGAGGCGGGTGGCAGCCTCGTGGTCACGGGCTTCCAGCTCGCGATCGTCGCGGCCGCCGGCGTCGGCGGGCTGCTCGTCGACGGGGTGGGTGTCGTCGTCACGGATGCCGTGGGCGCGGCGCTCCTCGTCGTCGGCGCCGTGCTGTTCGGTGTGTCGCTGCGGGTTCCGCGCTCGCGCTGA
- a CDS encoding GNAT family N-acetyltransferase, whose amino-acid sequence MTSPAPAPRIDLVPLASADRAAWLARMEAAFAAGVRDAGLQPGEQPIPKAAEMQEELDAPGTEVLQIVRDGEVIGGAAIGALDQGRRSLELLFIDAGHHGGGAGSRAWEAIEARYPDTEVWETDTPYFDQRNIHFYINRCGFHAVEFFHPGHRREHGDDRGGKPGGEHDGGPDRMFRFEKRMPSARH is encoded by the coding sequence ATGACGTCGCCCGCCCCTGCCCCGCGCATCGACCTCGTTCCGCTCGCGAGCGCCGACCGCGCCGCCTGGCTCGCCCGCATGGAGGCCGCCTTCGCCGCGGGCGTGCGCGATGCCGGACTGCAACCCGGCGAGCAGCCGATCCCGAAGGCCGCCGAGATGCAGGAGGAACTCGACGCGCCCGGCACCGAGGTGCTGCAGATCGTCCGCGACGGGGAGGTCATCGGCGGCGCGGCGATCGGCGCGCTGGATCAGGGACGCCGCAGCCTGGAGCTGCTCTTCATCGACGCGGGCCACCACGGGGGCGGCGCCGGCTCGCGCGCGTGGGAGGCCATCGAGGCCCGCTATCCCGACACGGAGGTGTGGGAGACCGACACCCCGTACTTCGACCAGCGCAACATCCACTTCTACATCAACCGCTGCGGTTTCCACGCCGTCGAGTTCTTCCACCCGGGGCACCGCCGGGAGCACGGCGACGACCGCGGCGGGAAGCCCGGTGGCGAGCACGACGGCGGTCCCGACCGGATGTTCCGCTTCGAGAAGAGGATGCCGAGCGCTCGACACTGA
- a CDS encoding class F sortase: MRILRRWRRGDILAATAVVVALGLITGGVILSQTPGMPSVEAEASFAPLDLAGRPVQVDGSTPAPSASATPDGVGRVSAPSVGLDVPLGAVNVVDDVLEPPGFTSAYWVRNLGVAPADAASGTVFVVMHSLRGGGVGPGNALIDVDRGRARIAVGADITVAGVDYRVDRTEALDKSAIGGDADVWADTPGRLVVITCLQRPDGKPSTENMVIEASRVV; the protein is encoded by the coding sequence ATGCGGATTCTGCGGCGGTGGCGGCGAGGGGACATCCTCGCCGCCACCGCGGTGGTCGTGGCGCTCGGCCTGATCACCGGCGGCGTCATCCTGTCGCAGACGCCCGGGATGCCGTCCGTCGAGGCTGAGGCCTCGTTCGCGCCGCTCGACCTGGCGGGGCGCCCCGTGCAGGTCGACGGTTCGACGCCGGCGCCGAGCGCATCCGCGACGCCCGACGGCGTCGGCCGTGTCTCGGCTCCGTCGGTGGGACTCGACGTCCCCCTCGGGGCGGTGAACGTGGTGGATGACGTGCTGGAACCGCCGGGGTTCACCTCGGCGTACTGGGTGCGCAATCTCGGCGTCGCGCCCGCCGACGCGGCATCCGGAACCGTGTTCGTCGTGATGCACTCCCTGCGGGGAGGAGGTGTCGGTCCGGGGAACGCGCTCATCGACGTGGACCGGGGTCGTGCGCGCATCGCGGTCGGCGCCGACATCACCGTCGCGGGCGTCGACTACCGCGTCGACCGGACCGAGGCCCTCGACAAGTCCGCCATCGGGGGCGACGCCGACGTGTGGGCCGACACCCCGGGCCGTCTCGTCGTCATCACGTGCCTGCAGCGACCGGACGGGAAGCCGTCAACGGAGAACATGGTGATCGAGGCGTCGCGGGTGGTGTGA
- a CDS encoding tyrosine-protein phosphatase, producing MNSRPRRAPSARLLSAALVATATLGTLGFGASAANAAADPALQPALTAQDHAITDVPGLVNGRELGSFTGAAGQTVNASRLLRTESLDKITSAGAQTLASEYHVDLVIDLRTPAQVAAKPDVAIPGAQTVNISMFGSDGNYNDDTAMYHDLVDKGYESPSSPGVMVSAYAQILELLSTHTSGTVLIHCSHGMDRTGTVLDLLYRILGVSSPDILHDYLLSNTQLGVTWATPDLLQGTFEGDVAKKYGGLDAYIAKTIGVSADEAAALRTRFLVSNDATASAIRVGGVDVPLDTAATAGGATVTVPIAALAASDVQVTTSSAAATSAVTVSGQTATITITAQDGTTTKVYTVAVSAPALTLAGGTDLVVGSSVHLSGAGFAAGASYDVVVHSTPTVIGRVTAAADGSVAADLTLPASLATGAHTLFLADAQGNAVSAALPITVSAATVGTTAAAGPSVATGGTLLAQPAQPAPWPGIALGALGVMLLAAVVVLRVARARRAR from the coding sequence GTGAACTCCCGCCCCCGCCGCGCGCCATCCGCGCGCTTGCTCTCCGCCGCTCTCGTCGCCACCGCGACCCTCGGCACCCTCGGTTTCGGCGCCAGCGCCGCGAACGCCGCCGCCGATCCCGCGCTGCAGCCCGCGCTCACCGCGCAGGACCACGCGATCACCGACGTGCCCGGGCTCGTCAACGGCCGCGAGCTCGGCTCGTTCACCGGAGCCGCGGGGCAGACCGTGAACGCGTCGCGACTGCTGCGCACCGAGTCGCTCGACAAGATCACCTCCGCCGGGGCCCAGACCCTCGCCAGCGAATACCACGTCGACCTCGTCATCGACCTACGCACTCCCGCCCAGGTCGCCGCCAAGCCCGACGTCGCGATCCCCGGAGCGCAGACGGTGAACATCTCGATGTTCGGCAGCGACGGCAACTACAACGACGACACGGCGATGTACCACGACCTCGTCGACAAGGGGTACGAGAGCCCGTCGTCGCCCGGTGTCATGGTCAGCGCCTACGCGCAGATCCTCGAGCTGCTCTCGACGCACACCTCGGGCACCGTCCTCATCCATTGCTCGCACGGCATGGACCGCACGGGCACCGTGCTGGACCTGCTGTACCGCATCCTCGGCGTAAGCAGCCCCGACATCCTGCACGACTACCTGCTGTCGAACACGCAGCTCGGGGTCACCTGGGCGACGCCCGACCTGCTGCAGGGCACCTTCGAGGGGGACGTCGCGAAGAAGTACGGCGGCCTCGACGCCTACATCGCGAAGACCATCGGGGTGTCCGCCGACGAAGCGGCCGCTCTCCGCACCCGGTTCCTCGTCTCGAACGACGCCACCGCCTCCGCGATCCGCGTCGGCGGAGTCGACGTTCCCCTCGATACGGCGGCCACCGCCGGGGGTGCGACCGTGACGGTGCCGATCGCCGCGCTCGCGGCATCCGATGTCCAGGTGACGACCTCGAGCGCCGCCGCCACCTCGGCGGTCACCGTCTCGGGACAGACCGCCACGATCACCATCACGGCGCAGGACGGCACCACGACGAAGGTCTACACGGTCGCCGTGTCCGCCCCCGCGCTCACCCTCGCCGGGGGGACCGACCTCGTGGTCGGCTCGAGCGTGCACCTCAGCGGGGCGGGCTTCGCCGCCGGGGCGTCGTACGACGTCGTTGTGCACTCCACCCCGACGGTCATCGGTCGGGTGACCGCCGCGGCCGACGGATCGGTCGCGGCCGACCTCACCCTGCCGGCTTCTCTCGCGACCGGCGCGCACACGCTGTTCCTGGCGGACGCGCAGGGGAACGCCGTCAGCGCGGCGCTGCCGATCACCGTGAGCGCCGCGACCGTCGGCACGACCGCGGCGGCCGGCCCCTCGGTCGCGACGGGCGGAACGCTGCTCGCGCAGCCCGCGCAGCCCGCGCCCTGGCCGGGAATCGCCCTCGGCGCTCTCGGGGTCATGCTGCTGGCGGCGGTGGTCGTCCTGCGTGTGGCCCGGGCACGTCGGGCTCGCTGA
- a CDS encoding citrate/2-methylcitrate synthase, whose amino-acid sequence MSDLIDVPRGLNGVVAAETAISDVNGDAGFYHYRGHSATDLARERSFEDVWHLLVVRELPDAAASAAFAERLANVRTDPRMPDLLAAVADHTAQPLARLRAVWTLAASVRRSSPLYDLGEEERLGEAIAFAAMAPAALAGGGSGAGGGVVADYLERVTGVAPDAAHERALSAYLIAAMDHGFNASTFTARVIASTGADMASCLTGAVGALSGPLHGGAPARALDSLDRAGADPESWIAGELAAGRRLMGFGHAVYRTADPRSELLREVARGLGGDRVAQALAFQEEAERQLAEYRPDRPLHANVEFYAAVVMEQCGIPRHLFTPTFALARTIGWTAHVLEQARDPKIIRPSARYVGPAPAPRTGL is encoded by the coding sequence ATGAGCGACCTGATCGATGTGCCCCGCGGACTCAACGGCGTCGTCGCCGCCGAGACCGCCATCAGCGATGTCAACGGCGACGCCGGCTTCTACCACTACCGCGGTCACTCGGCCACCGACCTGGCCCGCGAGCGATCGTTCGAGGACGTCTGGCACCTGCTCGTCGTGCGCGAGCTCCCCGACGCCGCCGCATCGGCCGCCTTCGCCGAACGCCTCGCGAACGTTCGGACGGACCCCCGGATGCCGGACCTCCTCGCCGCGGTCGCGGACCACACCGCGCAGCCGCTCGCGCGCCTCCGCGCGGTGTGGACGCTCGCGGCATCCGTCCGCCGGTCGTCGCCGCTCTACGACCTCGGCGAGGAGGAGCGGCTCGGCGAGGCGATCGCCTTCGCCGCGATGGCGCCGGCCGCTCTCGCCGGCGGAGGATCCGGGGCCGGGGGTGGCGTCGTCGCCGACTACCTCGAACGGGTCACCGGGGTCGCGCCCGACGCCGCGCACGAGCGCGCGCTGTCGGCCTACCTCATCGCGGCGATGGACCACGGCTTCAACGCCTCGACGTTCACGGCCCGGGTCATCGCGTCGACGGGGGCCGACATGGCATCCTGTCTCACCGGCGCCGTCGGCGCTCTGTCCGGACCTCTGCACGGGGGAGCTCCCGCGCGGGCGCTCGACAGCCTCGATCGCGCCGGGGCCGACCCGGAGAGCTGGATCGCCGGGGAACTCGCGGCGGGACGCCGGCTGATGGGGTTCGGACACGCGGTGTATCGGACGGCCGATCCGCGTTCAGAGCTCCTGCGCGAGGTTGCGCGCGGCCTGGGCGGAGACCGCGTCGCGCAGGCGCTGGCCTTCCAGGAGGAGGCCGAGCGGCAACTGGCGGAGTACCGCCCCGACCGCCCCCTGCACGCGAACGTCGAGTTCTACGCGGCCGTCGTCATGGAGCAGTGCGGAATCCCGCGTCACCTGTTCACGCCCACCTTCGCGCTCGCGCGCACGATCGGCTGGACGGCCCACGTGCTGGAGCAGGCGCGCGACCCGAAGATCATCCGCCCGTCGGCGCGGTACGTCGGGCCTGCGCCGGCTCCGCGGACGGGCCTCTGA
- a CDS encoding citrate synthase yields MASPLPRLTAAQVAARLGVKPQTVYAYVSRGLLRRERDAHGSTFDALEVETFAGARRRAAPAVVHPTTGMPLAVVHTDIADIEDGELLYRGRRARDLTERPFAEIVEWLWESERENAPDPAIGSAREMVAALPPHAGAMDRLRAALTGFAADDPLRHDASPATLHRIGWTLLTGLPVALGGDPHHDIARSLVSAWRAPVDDATVAAVNAALILLIDHDLAVSTFAARVAASARADGYAAVSAALGAADSPLHISAAARTARLFARVRRGLEPERALTEALQDGNGIPGFGHPLYPGIDDRADALFSFVARLPDGEPTMDAVRRLSDVVADRTRLRPNVDLALAALASGARLPDEAASTIFVVGRLAGWIAHIRAEYAERPMRLRPRGEYVGR; encoded by the coding sequence ATGGCATCCCCGCTCCCCCGCCTCACGGCCGCCCAGGTCGCCGCCCGCCTCGGCGTCAAGCCGCAGACGGTGTACGCGTACGTCTCGCGCGGCCTCCTCCGCCGCGAGCGCGACGCGCACGGCTCGACATTCGACGCGCTCGAGGTCGAGACGTTCGCCGGGGCGCGCCGCCGCGCCGCGCCGGCGGTCGTCCACCCGACCACGGGGATGCCTCTCGCCGTCGTGCACACCGATATCGCCGACATCGAGGACGGCGAGCTGCTGTACCGCGGCCGCCGCGCCCGTGATCTCACCGAGCGCCCGTTCGCCGAGATCGTGGAGTGGCTCTGGGAGTCCGAGCGCGAGAACGCCCCCGATCCCGCGATCGGCAGCGCGAGGGAGATGGTCGCGGCGCTCCCTCCGCACGCGGGCGCCATGGATCGACTGCGCGCGGCCCTGACCGGCTTCGCCGCCGACGATCCCCTCCGCCACGACGCCTCCCCGGCCACCCTGCACCGCATCGGGTGGACCCTGCTCACGGGCCTGCCCGTCGCTCTCGGCGGCGACCCCCATCACGACATCGCCCGATCGCTCGTCAGCGCCTGGCGCGCGCCCGTCGACGACGCCACCGTCGCCGCCGTCAACGCCGCCCTCATCCTGCTCATCGACCACGACCTGGCGGTGTCGACCTTCGCCGCGCGCGTGGCCGCCTCGGCGCGGGCCGACGGGTACGCGGCGGTGAGCGCCGCCCTCGGCGCGGCGGACTCCCCGCTGCACATCTCGGCGGCGGCGCGGACGGCACGCCTGTTCGCGCGCGTACGACGGGGCCTCGAACCCGAGCGGGCCCTGACCGAAGCGCTGCAGGACGGCAACGGCATCCCGGGCTTCGGTCACCCGCTCTACCCCGGGATCGACGACCGGGCCGACGCCCTGTTCTCGTTCGTCGCGCGTCTTCCCGACGGGGAGCCGACGATGGATGCCGTGCGCCGCCTCAGCGACGTCGTCGCCGACCGCACGCGCCTGCGGCCGAACGTGGATCTCGCGCTGGCGGCACTGGCATCCGGAGCCCGGCTTCCCGACGAGGCCGCGAGCACGATCTTCGTCGTGGGACGCCTCGCGGGCTGGATCGCGCACATCCGGGCCGAGTACGCGGAGCGGCCGATGCGCCTGCGCCCCCGGGGCGAGTACGTGGGGCGGTGA
- a CDS encoding type II toxin-antitoxin system Phd/YefM family antitoxin, giving the protein MMYNVLEARNNLSKLIADAESGAEVTIARRGVPVARLVPIDDARPRPRNAFAKWLQEHPLTPEQARPVNEIEAIVAENRASGA; this is encoded by the coding sequence ATGATGTACAACGTCCTCGAAGCGCGGAACAACCTGTCGAAGCTCATCGCCGATGCCGAGTCGGGGGCCGAGGTGACGATCGCGCGGCGCGGCGTCCCGGTTGCGCGGCTGGTGCCGATCGATGACGCACGGCCGCGTCCGCGAAACGCCTTCGCGAAGTGGCTTCAGGAACATCCTCTGACGCCCGAACAAGCCAGGCCCGTCAACGAGATCGAGGCGATCGTCGCGGAGAACCGAGCCTCCGGGGCGTGA
- a CDS encoding type II toxin-antitoxin system VapC family toxin has translation MIYVDSCLVIYAVERDDHVGERARSALAEAEEPIATSPLAVLESLVGPMRDADAEAQLRMWTAFDAFELLPVEPDAYLDAALLRARYRGLRTADALHLGIARQAGCTAFWTNDARLHAASGGLAVDVIGRS, from the coding sequence GTGATCTACGTCGACAGTTGCCTGGTGATCTACGCCGTCGAGCGCGACGACCACGTCGGCGAGCGTGCGCGCTCGGCCCTCGCCGAAGCGGAGGAACCGATTGCGACCAGCCCGTTGGCTGTTCTCGAATCGCTCGTCGGGCCGATGCGAGATGCCGATGCCGAGGCACAGCTGCGCATGTGGACCGCCTTCGACGCGTTCGAGCTGCTCCCGGTGGAACCGGATGCCTACCTCGACGCGGCGCTGCTGCGTGCCCGGTATCGGGGTCTGCGAACAGCGGATGCTCTTCATCTCGGGATCGCACGCCAGGCGGGATGCACGGCGTTCTGGACGAACGACGCGCGGCTGCACGCGGCATCCGGCGGTCTCGCGGTCGACGTGATCGGCCGGAGCTAA
- a CDS encoding DUF6457 domain-containing protein, producing the protein MVTEDGAVTEDAAVTVDAILLAGGRASRVDGAAKPLFEVNGRTLLRAGFDAVRAGGARKIVVVGPRLDDDLAVTWTREDPPFGGPVAALIAALADVDAAEVFVLACDLPTAGPAVAALPDPLPTGVDGACLDDGRRQWLIGRYRTAALRAAASGLPDRGRDAAMRALLGGLRIEPVAVNPALTRDVDTWDDLRTARGGAMTESRTLPPEALNEWSAALAERFGLSEGDIPISLILDLARDVANGVARPAAPLSAFVAGLVAGRAGGSPSDTQAAVAAVVEMARGWENR; encoded by the coding sequence GTGGTGACGGAAGACGGGGCGGTGACGGAAGACGCGGCGGTGACCGTCGACGCGATCCTGCTCGCCGGGGGCCGCGCGTCGCGCGTGGACGGCGCCGCCAAACCGCTCTTCGAGGTCAACGGTCGAACACTGCTGCGCGCGGGATTCGACGCGGTCCGCGCGGGCGGCGCGCGGAAGATCGTGGTCGTCGGTCCGAGACTCGACGACGACCTCGCCGTCACGTGGACCCGCGAGGACCCGCCCTTCGGCGGCCCGGTCGCCGCCCTCATCGCGGCTCTCGCCGACGTGGACGCCGCCGAGGTCTTCGTCCTCGCCTGCGACCTGCCGACAGCCGGCCCGGCCGTGGCGGCCCTGCCCGACCCGCTCCCGACGGGCGTCGACGGGGCGTGCCTCGACGATGGTCGGCGTCAGTGGCTCATCGGGCGGTACCGGACTGCGGCGCTGAGGGCGGCGGCATCCGGTCTCCCCGATCGAGGACGGGATGCCGCGATGCGTGCGCTGCTCGGCGGGCTGCGCATCGAGCCGGTCGCCGTCAACCCGGCCCTGACGCGCGACGTCGACACGTGGGACGATCTTCGAACAGCCCGAGGAGGAGCCATGACCGAGTCCCGCACCCTGCCGCCCGAGGCCCTGAACGAGTGGAGCGCCGCCCTCGCCGAGCGCTTCGGCCTGAGCGAGGGCGACATCCCCATCTCGCTGATCCTCGATCTCGCGCGCGACGTCGCGAACGGCGTGGCCCGCCCGGCCGCTCCGCTGAGCGCGTTCGTCGCGGGGCTCGTCGCCGGTCGCGCCGGCGGCTCGCCCTCCGACACCCAGGCCGCGGTGGCGGCGGTGGTCGAGATGGCCCGTGGGTGGGAGAACCGCTGA
- the glp gene encoding gephyrin-like molybdotransferase Glp yields MIDVAEHLAAVLERVVPLVPETRAVGSARGRVLRHPVLARVDVPGFDSSAMDGFAVREFGALPATLRVIADLPAGTRDDPRMDAGEAARIMTGAPVPTDATAVVPFEDTERGLDGGLGDVTVLAAPRGPGAHIRRRGSDVREGDLVVAEGVRLTAARLGAIAAAGVGTVSVSRAPRVAVVSTGSELQPAGEPLRRGQIPESNSVLLAGLAEEAGAEIVLRTSVGDEGDGPREAIAAAEAAGADVVVFSGGVSAGAYEVVKNTLGDLMRFDRVRMQPGKPQGFGSTPSGTLLFGLPGNPVSAAVSFELFVRPALRALEGDADLGRETVRVALAADRRARPERVQYVPVRLDRSDPARWTASPTAHGTRGLGDADGLAIIPPSDRDVEAGDLVTVTRW; encoded by the coding sequence ATGATCGACGTCGCCGAGCACCTCGCCGCCGTCCTCGAGCGGGTCGTCCCTCTCGTCCCCGAGACGCGCGCGGTGGGGTCCGCGCGCGGCCGGGTGCTGCGGCATCCTGTTCTCGCGAGAGTCGACGTGCCGGGATTCGACAGTTCCGCGATGGACGGCTTCGCGGTCCGCGAGTTCGGCGCCCTCCCGGCCACGCTGCGGGTCATCGCCGATCTGCCCGCCGGGACCCGGGATGATCCGAGAATGGATGCCGGCGAAGCCGCCCGCATCATGACGGGCGCGCCCGTGCCGACCGACGCCACCGCGGTCGTCCCGTTCGAAGACACCGAGCGCGGGCTCGACGGGGGCCTCGGCGACGTCACCGTCCTCGCCGCCCCGCGCGGTCCGGGAGCCCATATTCGCCGCCGCGGTTCGGATGTGCGGGAGGGCGACCTCGTCGTCGCGGAGGGCGTTCGGCTGACCGCCGCTCGACTCGGCGCCATCGCGGCAGCGGGTGTCGGGACGGTTTCGGTGTCGCGCGCGCCGCGCGTGGCCGTGGTGTCGACGGGCTCGGAGTTGCAGCCCGCCGGCGAACCGCTGCGCCGCGGGCAGATCCCCGAGTCGAACAGCGTGCTCCTCGCCGGTCTCGCGGAAGAGGCCGGAGCCGAGATCGTGCTGCGCACGAGCGTCGGCGACGAGGGTGACGGTCCGCGCGAGGCCATCGCCGCCGCCGAAGCCGCCGGCGCGGACGTCGTCGTGTTCTCGGGAGGGGTCAGCGCGGGCGCGTATGAGGTCGTCAAGAACACCCTGGGCGATCTCATGCGCTTCGACCGCGTGCGCATGCAACCGGGCAAGCCCCAGGGCTTCGGGAGCACCCCCTCGGGCACCCTGTTGTTCGGGCTGCCCGGCAACCCCGTGAGCGCCGCGGTGTCGTTCGAGCTGTTCGTTCGACCGGCTCTCCGTGCCCTCGAGGGTGACGCCGATCTCGGCCGTGAGACCGTGCGGGTCGCGCTCGCCGCCGACCGTCGGGCCCGACCCGAGCGCGTGCAGTATGTGCCGGTGCGCCTGGACCGCTCCGATCCCGCTCGCTGGACGGCCTCGCCGACCGCCCATGGAACCCGGGGCCTGGGGGATGCCGACGGTCTCGCGATCATCCCGCCGAGCGACCGCGACGTCGAAGCCGGCGACCTCGTGACGGTGACGCGGTGGTGA
- a CDS encoding GNAT family N-acetyltransferase, producing the protein MIEFREARPADVEAMVEVQNAIHRAGLRPSPVDAALVEERYFDAEHGISCTVADRDRGVVGFQSLKRAWPGNPYGVEEGWGIIGTHIHPEVGRSGIGRSLFARSLAAAEAAGLRHIDATIGADNAPGLAYYRAMGFVPYRDGDGAIPHRFDL; encoded by the coding sequence ATGATCGAGTTCCGCGAAGCGCGACCCGCCGACGTCGAGGCGATGGTCGAGGTGCAGAACGCGATCCATCGCGCGGGGCTCCGGCCGTCGCCGGTCGACGCAGCCCTCGTCGAGGAGCGCTACTTCGACGCCGAGCACGGCATCTCCTGCACCGTCGCCGACCGCGACAGAGGGGTGGTGGGCTTCCAGTCGCTCAAGCGCGCATGGCCGGGCAACCCGTACGGGGTCGAGGAGGGCTGGGGCATCATCGGCACCCACATCCATCCCGAGGTGGGCCGCAGCGGCATCGGCCGCAGCCTGTTCGCGCGATCTCTCGCCGCAGCCGAGGCCGCGGGCCTGCGGCACATCGACGCGACCATCGGCGCCGACAATGCGCCGGGGCTCGCCTACTACCGGGCCATGGGGTTCGTGCCCTACCGCGACGGCGACGGCGCGATCCCGCACCGGTTCGACCTCTGA
- a CDS encoding DUF1990 family protein, with protein MDDLTYDEVGATAGEMPPGYHHVRARRVIGQGPEVFARAADALLAGEAQRRAGARVEMPHTPLREGDRVTMRLGLGILSFRIPCLIVWAERTATTAGFAYGTLPGHPERGEERFTLTLLPSGEVVFEIAAFSAPGRWFTRVGAPLGRFVQAWMTRRYLRAL; from the coding sequence ATGGACGACCTGACCTACGACGAGGTCGGCGCGACCGCCGGAGAAATGCCGCCGGGTTACCACCACGTGCGCGCCCGCCGCGTGATCGGCCAGGGTCCTGAGGTGTTCGCGCGCGCCGCCGACGCCCTCCTCGCGGGCGAGGCCCAGCGGCGGGCCGGGGCGCGGGTCGAGATGCCCCACACCCCGCTGCGCGAGGGCGACCGTGTCACGATGCGGTTGGGGCTCGGCATCCTGAGCTTCCGGATTCCGTGCCTCATCGTGTGGGCCGAGCGCACCGCGACGACCGCGGGGTTCGCCTACGGCACGCTGCCCGGACACCCCGAGCGCGGCGAGGAACGCTTCACGCTCACGCTCCTTCCCTCGGGTGAGGTCGTGTTCGAGATCGCCGCGTTCTCGGCCCCGGGTCGCTGGTTCACCCGCGTGGGCGCTCCCCTCGGCCGATTCGTGCAGGCGTGGATGACGCGACGGTATCTCCGCGCGCTGTAG